One genomic window of Garra rufa chromosome 24, GarRuf1.0, whole genome shotgun sequence includes the following:
- the LOC141300883 gene encoding protein adenylyltransferase SelO-1, mitochondrial-like, which yields MTQHAFTLFLFFSVVAGTTCREEQDFCESKSCNERQFEQNHFYTNVKTYGEIPLTLSHKLLDALPLDEVDGDFIRTVKGCVFSKSQPTPLKEPLTLAAVSQDVLRNILDLNESVIQNEAFVHFVSGGKLFPGSIPLAHRYGGHQFGYWAGQLGDGRAHFLGEYTNRKGERWELQLKGSGKTAYSRSGDGRAVIRSSVREFLCSEAMHFLGVPTSRALSLVVSEEPVWRDQFYNGNVIKEKGAVVLRMAKSWFRIGSLEILTTTGELDVLRTLLDFIIKEHFKPIAINDPEKYVVFFFRVVNETAHLIAHWMSVGFAHGVCNTDNFSLLSITIDYGPFGFMEAYDPNFVPNTSDDEGRYSIGAQANVGLFNLQKLLESLKPLLTPDQLSQCQQILGEYSQIYHQRFHELFKGKLGFLGNEENDSYVIAFLLKLMEDTGADFTMTFRELSEVSLS from the exons ATGACACAACATGCTTTCACATTGTTTTTATTCTTCTCGGTCGTCGCCGGCACTACATGTAGGGAGGAACAAGATTTCTGTGAGAGTAAAAGCTGTAATGAACGACAGTTTGAGCAGAATCACTTTTATACCAATGTTAAAACATATGGAGAAATACCACTGACATTATCACATAAACTTTTAG ATGCTCTCCCTCTTGATGAGGTTGACGGTGATTTTATTCGTACAGTGAAGGGATGTGTGTTTTCAAAAAGTCAGCCCACCCCTCTGAAAGAGCCCCTGACATTGGCCGCTGTATCACAG GATGTGTTAAGGAATATTTTGGATCTGAATGAGTCTGTGATTCAGAATGAAGCATTTGTTCATTTTGTCAGTGGTGGAAAACTGTTTCCTGGCTCTATTCCACTGGCACACAGATACGGCGGCCATCAG tttggCTATTGGGCAGGACAGCTGGGGGATGGAAGAGCACATTTTCTGGGTGAATATACAAACAG aAAAGGTGAAAGATGGGAGCTCCAGTTGAAAGGTTCAGGAAAGACAGCATACTCAAG GTCTGGTGATGGACGGGCTGTGATTCGCTCCTCTGTGAGGGAGTTTCTGTGCAGTGAAGCCATGCACTTTTTGGGGGTTCCCACTAGCAGAGCCCTCAG TCTGGTTGTGAGTGAGGAGCCTGTATGGAGAGATCagttttataatggcaatgtcataaaagaaaaag GTGCGGTTGTTTTGCGCATGGCCAAGTCCTGGTTTCGCATTGGTTCGCTGGAGATACTAACTACAACCGGAGAGTTAGATGTCCTGCG gactttattggactttataaTTAAAGAGCACTTTAAACCTATTGCGATAAATGACCCTGAGAAATATGTG GTGTTTTTCTTTAGAGTGGTGAACGAAACCGCACATTTAATCGCTCACTGGATGTCAGTTGGATTTGCTCATG GAGTCTGCAACACAGATAACTTCAGTCTGCTTTCTATCACTATTGATTATGGCCCCTTTGGATTTATGGAAGCATATGACCCAA ATTTTGTCCCCAACACATCTGATGATGAGGGCCGGTACAGTATAGGAGCTCAGGCTAATGTGGGCCTGTTCAATCTACAGAAACTTCTAGAATCTCTGAAACCACTGCTGACCCCAGATCAGCTATCACA GTGTCAGCAAATACTGGGAGAATATTCACAAATCTACCATCAAAG ATTCCATGAACTGTTTAAAGGAAAGTTAGGCTTTCTGGGAAATGAAGAAAATGACTCATATGTGATTGCATTTCTTCTTAAG CTGATGGAGGACACTGGAGCAGACTTCACCATGACTTTTAGAGAGCTGAGTGAAGTCAGTCTGTCCTAG